The Bubalus bubalis isolate 160015118507 breed Murrah chromosome 16, NDDB_SH_1, whole genome shotgun sequence genome window below encodes:
- the LOC102414624 gene encoding LOW QUALITY PROTEIN: membrane-spanning 4-domains subfamily A member 7 (The sequence of the model RefSeq protein was modified relative to this genomic sequence to represent the inferred CDS: inserted 2 bases in 1 codon) — MGFSSITSTMPSPLKLMANRAFDAFTPKGVVISKREKPGHVYQKDDLPKGLPKEAIVLGAIQILCFLVISSLGVILVSAPNSSQLSPAISSILMTGYPFLGALCFAITGTLSIISGKKSSKPFAMNSLTFSVVSSVAAGVGLVLLAGSLVTLRTASQQCESRRDYLASLPDSTYYYLIYDVKDCLLTSAGLTGVLLVMLTFTVLELLAAAYASVFWWKRSXLTALRSSSHE, encoded by the exons atgggattctccag CATCACCAGCACCATGCCATCACCGCTCAAGCTCATGGCCAACCGAGCCTTTGATGCCTTCACTCCAAAGGGCGTTGTTATTTCCAAAAGAGAGAAGCCTGGACATGTCTACCAGAAAGATGACCTGCCAAAAGGTCTGCCAAAAGAAGCCATAGTTCTCGGA GCCATCCAGATCCTGTGTTTCCTGGTGATTTCAAGTTTGGGGGTCATTTTGGTTTCTGCTCCCAATTCttcccagctcagcccagcaaTTTCCAGCATTCTGATGACTGGGTACCCatttttaggagctctgtgt TTTGCCATTACCGGAACCCTCTCAATTATCTCTGGGAAAAAATCAAGTAAGCCTTTT GCCATGAACAGCCTCACCTTCAGTGTGGTGAGCTCTGTGGCTGCTGGAGTGGGCCTCGTCCTCCTCGCGGGCAGCCTGGTAACCCTGAGGACGGCCTCCCAGCAGTGTGAGTCCAGAAGGGATTACCTAGCCTCACTGCCTGATTCGACGTACTATTACTTGATATATGACGTCAAGGACTGTCTCCTGACCAGTGCCGGTCTAACA GGTGTCCTGCTGGTGATGCTCACCTTCACGGTGCTGGAGCTCTTAGCAGCTGCATACGCGTCTGTCTTTTGGTGGAAACGGTC ATTGACAGCCCTGCGTTCATCCAGTCACGAATAA